A window of the Lactuca sativa cultivar Salinas chromosome 5, Lsat_Salinas_v11, whole genome shotgun sequence genome harbors these coding sequences:
- the LOC111878329 gene encoding RNA-binding protein Y14A-like produces MRQFTIEGWIILVTGVHDEAQEDDLQNAFGEFGEIKNLHINLDRRTGFVKGYALIEYESFEEAEKAIAAMDGGELLTQNVNVDWAFSKGPFK; encoded by the exons ATGAGGCAATTTA CAATTGAGGGGTGGAttattctggttacaggggtacaTGATGAAGCCCAAGAAGACGACTTACAAAATGCATTTGGGGAGTTTGGTGAGATTAAGAACTTGCATATAAATCTTGATCGTAGGACTGGTTTTGTCAAG GGGTATGCACTGATTGAGTATGAAAGCTTTGAGGAAGCAGAGAAAGCTATAGCTGCAATGGATGGAGGTGAGTTGCTGACTCAGAATGTGAATGTTGATTGGGCATTCAGTAAAGGTCCTTTCAAATGA